In Dreissena polymorpha isolate Duluth1 chromosome 11, UMN_Dpol_1.0, whole genome shotgun sequence, the genomic window TCCGCTCCCATCGAGCAGAAGGTAACCATAcaacttaaaggctctataaaggttaagatccgtaattatttaccgatttttaaatattattttcatattttatttataaaggttatcaaaaaacaaggttatcaaaaaacaatatatatatatgctattgaacataacaataaaaaattagcACTACAACTTGCTTTGAGCTCAAaaaaagtgtcctccaagtcattttttttatttacatcgctgtttactcgggaaagagaaagtgaaagtgactcaggtcaccaaacatatatcgatgatttttaacgttttccggtattactcacaaagtaggtctcttcaaaatggttaaaacgtttgtagtgaactaataagttactttctgctggtaaaaagttgtttaaaatagaattaaaattgaattttctttcggctttttagcatatgtcaccgctctgaggttacacatcacgttagttgcaaaaatgtaaacatttcttccaattatgaaatgGGTTTATCTTCCATAGTTCTtggcaacgttgtacctaagctgtgttatcagcagtttttatgcaagagtaactgaaatccggtaaaaatttgaccagttgatatgcataatgattGGAtgtgtcacctttatagagccttcaGCAAGAATACATCTTCAGCAATGCATTTACGTTTCGATCTGGatacttaaacattttatatatttctttccACATGTTCTGTTCTATTTCCGCAGCGAGTTCAGTCACAGGTCGATGCTTCTGCCATACCAGACGAGCGCCAAAAGGAGTGGGAGCAGGGGATGGAGGAAGCGGCGGTAAGCTTGAAACTTAcccatatatatacatgtatatctataaATTCATATACGTTTCTGACTATATACATTCATATAttagtcgtgttctgataaaacttgggataacgcatgtgcgtaaagtgtcgtctcagattagcctgtgcaatccgcacaggctaatcagggacgacactttccgcttttatgatatttgttgtttaaatgaagtctcttcttcgcaaaaatccaatttttgcgtaaagtgtcgtccctgattagcctgtgcggactgcacgggctaatctgggacgacactttacgcacatgcattaagcccagttttctcagaacaaggctcatatatttgacatattacacAGTTTCCGGTCTATTTCCACAGAAAGACTTGGACATAATAGTCACCGAGGCGAGGGAGTCGCTAAACGAAGACCAAGACATAAATTCGCCGACGGATATTGATGAGCCGTCGTCGGAGTTATCACTTCCCATAGCCTGGAAGACGTTCATTAGCGTCGAAGAGGCCAAAGAGATGGAGGAGGTCTTCCGCGACCAAATAAAGTGGGCTGCAGAGTGCAACAAATCCATCACGCGGTAGATGGTCCGCACTATCCGGGGGGACCGCTGGCCGCGTCTCTCGGACAACCAGCTTGGGCTaactcttaaccctttgcatgctgagaaatttgtcgtctgctaaaatgccgtctgctgattttctaaaattagcattttcttgttgttgtttttttcaaagaatactataagaatagcaaacagtttggaacctgatgagacgccacgttcttaTAGGTTTTGTACTGTTTAAGATGGATACTCAAATAATTCAATTGTTGTTAACTGGTGTAATGACATTTGTACTTTTGGCAACTTTTTAAACTGTCTAAAGCAAGAATCGGAATATAAGACCAAAGATTGAACATTTTCGTTCATATCTAATATCAGattaaaaattgaataaatacatgtaatgataATAATCAGTCGGAAAAATTTAGAACAATTTGGAACCAATTGTTACAATGACTCCAAACTCTGCATATGTAAGTGTTTATTTATCCCTTTTTCTGTTATATTCATTATTGTTAACATCTGTAAGCAACATGGatagtaagttggttccttttccctagttccttattccgttttttataaggaataaggaacagttcctaaTTCCTTCttcaagcttaacatatttgatgtagggttttgaataaaaacattaaatacattccttcagttaatcaaaacaaaataactcgaatacatttactttatgtattacgttacatattcatgtttcttcttcgcgcttgcagaggatttcttgtttaaaccgaatcGAAATTTTCTAACTCGATTACTAATTTCATATCAACAGAACCAaaagcatataacattattttacatgtatgtgatataaaagttCAATCTTTtacatttcaacatttttttctatCATCCAGTTCCCTTTTTGCGGCTGAATAacgaaaaaggaaccagttcgtTATTCCTTactcaagccgaataaggaactgaaagtttcttacttaaacatcaatattTCTTAGTTCTCTTTTGTAATGATAACcaagatcgccgtggcgtagtggatatgttgtccgcctagcgatggggagatcacgggttcgatccccactgtgggggcgttctttagatctcccccatagacaccaaggaaacggactcgagagcgtttcatataagcttaggcttgttatgcaatcgagcttaaataaataggtttaaaaaaagtgCCTTTTTCGCGGCTGAACAATGAAAACGTTACGAGTTCCTTATTTCACATCAACAAATGAACTTAATTATCATAACTTAAAATTAGGTAGAAATGTACGTCAATAAGTAGTTTAAATATGCAACCTGCAGGCTTGCTTTTATGGTGACGTTTTGAAATCACTGTGCATCCTAAATCATATCCCCTCGTAACAGAAGTTTTCTTATAAacgttttaaaaaatatgttaagcttAAATACGGAATGAGGAACTTTTCTTTATTACTTATTCGAAAAAgaaataaggaaaaaggaaccaattTACTCTGCATTTTGCTTACTGATTTATTTCTCCAACACATACGTAGCTTGATTAACTAGAGTTGTTTCAATTGCATTCAATAGTAGATGGTTAAGTTGAGATTGAAAAATCAGCAGTGTGGCGCAGTGGATGCATGCTGGGCAAATAACCCAGAGGTCCGAGGATCGAAACCTCGCTCTTctagaaattaaaaaatacagcTTTTTCAAGTCTCCTCAGTGCAAGACTCCCCACCGGATCAGTACTTAATTTGCTTGTTACatggacattttcacagatttttgcatgtacagtattgaagtttgtagtttatattgataaatgtaaacattggatattaaaagctccagttaaaaaaaaacaagaatacaattcaagaaagaaaaaaagtaaccctcaactgggctcgaaccactgacccctggagttaaagtctatcgcttagaccattcggccatctgtgctcatacaagaagtgatgtattttatactttatataagcaatcctcgtagtatcacaaaataaaacaaaaacaacagaactctccaaatttttctatcgtttcgcgttgcaacgttttataattttcaggttttaaagtcgtcaaaagatgcatatcatggatattgttaagcatgttaaatgttcagtgttactgtttcctcattaatatcatacctacaacaaaaatgtgcgaatctgaaacatttttttttattttgtaaatttacgaaaacgtgaaaaggccactttacgAGAGAAACAATCGTGATTCTTATGAACTTCTACACGGACgtgttaatacaaaaaaatgctgtttaaataaccgatgaaaagaataaaaaatacgGGTAACGATTCCTGTACCTCTCGCATGCTAAGCGAGCGCTCTAACACTTGCGCTAATCCCCCACCCTCTTATAGTTGTATGGGTTTTAGTCGAAGGTTTAGTTATCACACGGAGTTTTATTCGGTGTCAGCTTTTAGGCGAGATGCATTTTCATATCAGTAACATTACATATGATGTTAATGCAATGTTAAGAGGCGATAGTCATCTTTAAACGGACACTTGCCtagaactatatatatatatatatatatatatatatatatatatatatatatatttatatatatttatttatatatatatatatttatttatatatatatatatataactgtatatatatatatttatatatatatatatatatatatatatatttcgttcGTGATTATTCTTGAGTATGTTCATTTTTAGTGATGCCCTTTGAGTACACCGATGTGTGATGGTAAGGacattagaaatataaaaaaatacaaagattAATATAGGAGATGAAACTAATCGAAAATAAGGGTATCGATCCCTGTATCTCCCACATGCCAACCGATCCTGTTGGCCTAACAGTACCCATTCTACGTATTTGTGTGCTGTGTGAATGTCAACCGTTGTTAACAAATAATGGCAAATATTTTGGGTAAAATACGGCTAAATCATTGGTATTTCTTCTTAATCATTTCAAAATTAGAGCCTTTAATAATGAGTTCCCCTTTCTGCGGATAAGAAGCTATAAAGCAATCCCAGACAAGTACGTTGTACTCATTTGCCGTATCCTCATATCCTATTAGTGCTTGGACATGATTTTAGCACCTTTAAATGGATACTCAATTCAGGGGCGTAGGCATAAGGGAGGCaggggaggcggccgcctccccaatatttcggctTGTCGTCGTTATATAAATTAAACGTAAAATCTCaaaaatcgccgccccaaaaccagtattttatcACGCGCTGTCAGTGCAGAAaccatgtgtcccctctccgtctgctccgaggttgccaatagtgatgtgtcaatatcccttgttaggtgtcataagcCAGGGTcccgggtaaatgtcattgcgttaattgttttattgttctttgccgtgattgcactgtcggtgttttgattaaggacaggcttttctttttattttaattgaccgCTTAAATTCAAAGGTAAATGCCACtcaaaacaattttgagtaaatatacgcgtgaaaaacattaatttgattgaaaattattttgttctctaagtataacaattattatttgattagaaatcattgaaacaatatcatatatgtaattgtttaatgttcaaaatgagtattcctaatcagcctcaaaattttgcttttcctaagcgtacattcgggaagaaaaagccagaacagcgttcattccaatctagttGGTTTGATTCGTTTACATGGCTCCACTccgatgaggtatgtatattagtattaaattttaatttgcgaccgttcttaccttttatgaacctaacgtcgatctaaatacaaacgaaatttagaaaagAAAACACAACATACAATTAATATTCGTAttgttgttttataatgttttttattattatcattaatatttaacacaaaatgtattacattaacaatgttattcttttcagagccgggaccttgcgcccgcctccccaatgtttggaggttatctacgcccctgcaattccaatataaaacaaaattaggAGCTCTTTAAAAAGGTATGGGACTTAGGTCGAAAATTCACTTCTGACACAGTGGCTTTATTTTGTGTCTATGATCAGTACTATAAgtactatattttatttttcaaaaagaagaaaacaaacaaaattgtgaTTCGAATGAAATTCCGAAcgataatgttcaataaatgatatttcaaatcAGTTAAATGACGAGTAAAAACAGTCGTTTCCTCCCACCGACCGCTTATGCATTCATTGTCTATGCTCAATCGCCACGAACGCATTTAAGTTTTTTCTACTCTTTGATCAAATATTTTCctaattgattattattttatcccattttcatcgcgacattgacggtataacaccttatggaatatactagcctgtattcaacactgtgggatatacctgtcacgtgcacggactactttttactttatcactgaatgatttttcataattaataaagtcgagaaaactttagcttcaaaattatacgacgttcaacctttaaatctagtcatatgacataatttttcgccatccgtataatgaatcagctgattgatggcgtcataaaatgacacttttttTGCGtaattttcccccaaaaaatgacgatttattataaacgcgacttatttcacatgtacatgtactgtatatcgacatacggtatttgaattgtcaattaatcacattttccttatttcgtgtaatgtgcattgtttataatccatgcatatacttttgacatttaagaatgtacaacaagctatacaaatatcgcacaattcataaataatctgcaatatttgctatccgattttATTCACGTTAATCATAGAGcggtgtaaagtataagatggtaaaaatagcaccacactggaattcggaacgtcccattttgtacactggtattatccactgatttatctgttgtgtaatggaacgttttccattctttgtgtattaatatattaaattattttcttgtacacaataagggcatttatcatagacaaataacattgtgcaagtttaaacataattatgtttgtatgcagaaatctgcaaatgcatccgagtttaccaacggctattatttgataaactgctccggttcattttaacagcagtaatgtacatagagtacatgacgtagcgtgtgaagAATCAGAAAGTTTATCGatttcataaattcatttgaaaatagtgataggatggcatgaggatctttatttaactatgctaaaataattattaaagaccctagatgcaaaatcgccaattattgagttaaatggattactagatggattttaaaggataattaaaggtaagatactagttcgaacgtgttttggtttttgtttgtacttttgtcgttccctgttctcggggaaatgattttaacatgggggccattaatgcattggatcacacacggcatacccataacattatataaaaaacacgttctgcgcgtccttaaattcgtcgtccgaagtcggaaaacgtattgccctgcatattaagtcaaataaagtgtcagtcgctgcaattgtctgtttactcgttgatagtgtacatgtagaatctatgttgacatcgacatcattttgtcaggagcaatcgccgccatattggattttgatcattttctttcgaaaattaaatgaattatagtaaagtaaaatcttcttttcgcggttgtaatgtgttacaattcgcatgctgcgtaaaattgaatcgaggcatatggtgatatttttactagttttacagtttgtgtgtgaatttttttaagactattttgcgtaccagaacaaatacatttatatcactacgcatggttacattcgtaagattttaagcgatttttaagaatgaattaaactaattattaggctaaggttattagatctagttatgttaaatgtcacgttgaaaaaaatcaaatgggataaattgaatactaggattagcgttgaatacagagaagtttatgttgctcgactcgaacaccgaaagcgctcgccaaggctcgcgctcccggcgttctaagcttcgcaacataaacttctctgtattcaacgctaacctagtgtTCTCTATGAATATGTTTCCTGtttaataacataaatacaaacgGGATTCCGCAAAACGTGTTCATTATTGTATTAACACAGTAGTCTATATTATAAGTTTGGTCAGGGAGATATTTTGCAAATGATGATTGTGTAATCAGATGTTTGCAACCACAAAAAACTTAAATTTATGAGTAACGTCCTATATGTAATAATTGCAATGTTAAGAAGAAAATAGAATAACTTTAAAATGGATACCGGCCTAGCAAAATCAGAAAATCGAAACTGCTAAATAAGTCTTGAAAAATTGTTTCTCTAtcaatttattatatgaatattgGATGTTCTTGTATATTATAAGAGATGAATGTCGATATCATATAAAAACGTTCAAAATCGTGACTGGTTTTTCGAAATCTCGTTCGATACGTGTTTACAGTTTGTTTTAAGGTTAAAATTGCAGTTGTCAGTACATGCGTTTTGTTAAATGattcgtgttttgagaaaacggggcttaatgcatgtgcgtaaagtgtctacccagattagcctgtgcagtctgcacaggctaatcaaggacgacactttccgccataactggattttcgtgtagaagggacttcctttaaacgaaaaataccatacaagcggaaagtgttttgtttgttttcttctctttgaaaaataaaatatagtacTTATAGTACTGATCATAGACACAAAATAAAGCCATGATATATATGAAAACCTATACATGCGCTGGTATGATGTTGTAAACTCATGTTCAATggttcgttgttgttgttgttcttgttgttttgcATTCGATAGATCTTTAAATAACGAAAGATACCGAACACACCAAATTATGCTAAACCgcctttaattttatattttatgtttggtTTGTAAAAAGCAGTCTGTTAAGGACTGACCCAAAAGCTTTAACATACTTTCAAAAGTGATAATAGTACTGTTCTATTGAATAGAGTTTTTGAATAGACGacttttaatttcaaattttcCAAACTACGAACAAGTATTGTTTTATTCAACCAAGATTTTATTCAACACCTGTGACACCAGTTTATTGCGTCGCTCTTTCCTGTGAAGAAAATGTTCATTCTAAACAATTAAAAGCGagaatgaaataaatgttaaacttaaaaaacataaaatgacATCGTTGTCCTTAGAATAAGTAGAAAATCATTAGTATTTTATGCGATTACACTTATGAACAATGTTGATCGTTCTTTttttagaaacaaacattaaaagtttTCCACGATAATTAAGCATGAATCTTATTTTTTCGTAGTGTTGTTTTCCAAGTGTTACCAAAGATGCTAATTGATAGAAATTGGATGTAACAAACAACGTTACATATGTGTGGTAAGTTCTATCAATGTACCATTTAGATTTTTGGTGGCATGTAAAATGTTCAGTTATGTCTAAAATAACAAAGGGTTTGCATACAATAAGAAATTTAAATGTtcataatacgggcaaaagcccgcgaagcgagtgttgaccgttcatacatatggaaatttagacataaaatgacataagaataccacatagggaTGCGTGTCAAAacaaattgccacgcgacatatattttcgcgatgctatttatgaccttgaacaaatcaaaaacacgttgacatatgctaaatcacatgtaaatacatacctcaggaaaaattatatcaatgacatcataactgtgtagcgaatcgcactaaatattctcgcattatttatttttcttcgcaaccgttccagaattaagtcattactcaattatctcccctgaatactcatttTCAGTAGGTATTatccgaagactggttcacttcatatagtgacagtctttaccaaacacaatttacgtgaacataacccgtcttaaatatattgccgaatctcagatttctgtcgaatttatttgctttgatcttttcgatatcttattgttattatcctgacaaatcacaaacgctttcgctttttaaaaaattatttgttttaaacattttagttggcatctctattcttccagtattctcgcggtatttcaataacgacaccctactgtttatttgtaagaattcgtgacgcattttccattcgctctcagaaagaagttttacgtgtgattatgagcaatattctggtaagttgtcgttgttatccatcagaaacacatttattcacaacatttaaagatattccgatctaactttttagtcttttagctttaatttttaacgtatttacaccttgTATGCTCgaactttaccgatatcccgaaaggttacatatcactttAATAAGTTTAGGCccaaaaccacaaaatccgataccgttggattttcgtaccacaatcttacgtaaaaaatcttccagattcgaaatcaacaaaaaacaagacatttataaatggtctgcattattgatcaaattttaagatatttgttggttttccgtttttagaagctgttctgccaaggcaagagctgggcatcacacaagccattctatccagaaaaactgacagttttggtttacagaaatcaacaaaggagggattcctgaacaatcaaaatttccaagct contains:
- the LOC127850301 gene encoding uncharacterized protein LOC127850301, which encodes MTAMNARKPPQATATTNSPSSPTVSKEGLAEAAPTNRADSTATATTNSPSNPAVSNEKCSEASPTSRSAPIEQKRVQSQVDASAIPDERQKEWEQGMEEAAKDLDIIVTEARESLNEDQDINSPTDIDEPSSELSLPIAWKTFISVEEAKEMEEVFRDQIKWAAECNKSITR